In one window of Solanum pennellii chromosome 2, SPENNV200 DNA:
- the LOC107010127 gene encoding F-box protein At2g17036-like, whose product MSGSETTCVLNGKISYIMGKFVAIDIQGRTALFDSSFEATYISGPTNEHNPSLCWKRLMESNGELFLAEMYHCRPKVYKLEMDLKVWVEIRSLGDIIFFISTGCSFSLPASEFPGAKSDCIYYTGEDGDAYDRRFRFCGPYAECYDLKIGMYGSLTSFPEHLKLFWPPPEWLEDPTVLSLAQ is encoded by the coding sequence ATGAGTGGATCAGAAACAACTTGCGTTCTAAATGGGAAGATATCATATATTATGGGGAAGTTTGTCGCGATTGACATACAAGGACGGACAGCGCTTTTTGACTCATCGTTTGAAGCCACATATATTTCAGGACCTACAAATGAGCACAACCCCTCTTTGTGCTGGAAAAGATTGATGGAGTCGAATGGAGAATTGTTTTTAGCTGAAATGTACCATTGTCGACCTAAAGTTTACAAGCTAGAGATGGATTTAAAAGTTTGGGTTGAAATTAGAAGCCTGGGCGACATAATATTCTTTATCTCTACTGGTTGCTCGTTCTCTCTACCTGCTTCAGAATTTCCAGGAGCTAAATCAGATTGCATATATTACACAGGAGAAGATGGAGATGCATACGATAGACGCTTCAGGTTTTGTGGACCCTATGCAGAATGTTATGATCTCAAGATTGGGATGTATGGGAGTCTTACGTCATTTCCTGAGCACCTGAAATTGTTCTGGCCTCCACCTGAATGGCTTGAAGACCCTACTGTCCTTTCTTTAGCACAATGA